The proteins below are encoded in one region of Chloroflexota bacterium:
- a CDS encoding MFS transporter, protein METTERAATRRPALFHGWWIVITSMMGAGVGMGIGGVGIGVFVGPMTDDLGWSRAEMGGVFIIRAIIMAVLGPLMGPIVDRKLGAPVLYVGGGFIAGGSIMLLSMASEVWHFYVLFGVGWSVGQLAFAGNVLTGPIVAKWFVRKRGRAMGIYTMGIPIGSIIFVPLNAVLVTTFGWQSSWVILGVATWLLTIPIAALTMRRQPEDMGLHPDGALTAEDARSAGATTATLSSGQSPIDWTLTQALRTPALYLLMFSFLMMGLAMGIFTIHQVPAITDKGFDLAVASIVSVTLSVCSFIVKPTVGFLSERFSPRYLCALCMSVGAVGVVTLGLAETMLFLFVFAACYGFGAGATPVFQNVIWADYFGRRYLGSIRGMIAPVAALGGGISPFIAGWMFDTTGSYDSVLVTMGLGAFLAAGLMLVARPPRFRAPATPAAPTASE, encoded by the coding sequence ATGGAGACTACCGAGCGGGCCGCCACGAGAAGACCGGCGTTGTTTCACGGCTGGTGGATCGTCATCACGTCGATGATGGGCGCAGGCGTGGGGATGGGCATCGGCGGCGTGGGCATCGGCGTGTTCGTGGGGCCGATGACGGACGACCTGGGGTGGTCGCGGGCCGAGATGGGCGGCGTGTTCATCATCCGGGCCATCATCATGGCGGTGCTCGGCCCGCTGATGGGCCCCATCGTCGACCGCAAGCTGGGCGCGCCCGTGCTCTACGTCGGCGGCGGCTTCATAGCCGGCGGCAGCATCATGCTCCTCTCGATGGCCTCGGAGGTCTGGCATTTCTACGTGCTGTTCGGGGTCGGGTGGAGCGTGGGGCAGCTTGCCTTCGCGGGCAACGTGCTCACCGGGCCCATCGTCGCCAAGTGGTTCGTCCGCAAGCGCGGCCGGGCCATGGGCATCTACACCATGGGCATCCCCATCGGCAGCATCATCTTCGTGCCGCTGAACGCCGTGCTGGTGACGACGTTCGGGTGGCAGTCCTCGTGGGTCATCCTGGGCGTTGCGACGTGGCTGCTGACCATCCCCATCGCGGCGCTGACGATGCGGCGGCAGCCGGAGGACATGGGCCTCCACCCCGACGGCGCGCTCACGGCGGAGGACGCGCGGTCGGCGGGCGCGACGACTGCGACGCTATCGAGCGGTCAGAGCCCCATCGACTGGACGCTGACGCAGGCGTTGCGGACGCCCGCCCTGTACCTGCTGATGTTCTCCTTCCTGATGATGGGGCTGGCGATGGGCATCTTCACCATTCACCAGGTGCCGGCAATCACGGACAAGGGCTTTGACCTGGCCGTGGCGAGCATCGTCAGCGTGACACTATCCGTGTGCTCGTTCATCGTGAAGCCGACTGTGGGGTTCCTCTCGGAGCGGTTCTCTCCTCGCTACCTGTGCGCCCTGTGCATGTCGGTGGGCGCGGTGGGCGTGGTGACACTGGGGCTGGCCGAGACGATGCTGTTCCTGTTCGTGTTCGCGGCGTGCTACGGCTTCGGGGCGGGGGCGACGCCGGTGTTCCAGAACGTCATTTGGGCCGACTACTTCGGGCGGCGGTACCTCGGCTCGATCCGGGGGATGATCGCGCCGGTGGCCGCGTTGGGCGGCGGCATCAGCCCCTTCATCGCGGGGTGGATGTTCGACACGACGGGCAGCTACGACTCTGTCCTGGTGACCATGGGCCTCGGCGCATTCCTCGCGGCGGGGTTGATGCTCGTTGCGCGCCCGCCGCGGTTCCGGGCGCCGGCGACGCCTGCAGCGCCGACTGCGTCAGAATAG
- a CDS encoding DUF1761 domain-containing protein, translating to MEIAFGDINYLAVAAAIILNMVLGALWYGPLFGKPWMALNNLTMEMIKEQGSPIKQYAVAVIASVIISIAIAFVAEAAGVANAAEGAMLGAIMSVGLVATAFGTSYMFESKALRHYLINAGYPVAAAVLIGTLIGAWQ from the coding sequence ATGGAGATAGCGTTTGGCGACATCAACTACCTGGCGGTGGCGGCCGCGATCATCCTCAACATGGTCCTGGGCGCGCTCTGGTACGGGCCGCTGTTCGGCAAGCCATGGATGGCGCTGAACAACCTGACTATGGAGATGATCAAGGAGCAGGGGAGCCCGATCAAACAGTACGCCGTGGCGGTCATCGCCTCAGTGATCATCTCCATCGCGATCGCCTTCGTCGCCGAGGCGGCGGGCGTCGCGAACGCGGCGGAGGGCGCGATGCTTGGCGCGATCATGAGCGTGGGGCTTGTGGCGACGGCCTTCGGCACGTCCTACATGTTCGAGTCCAAGGCGCTGAGGCACTACCTGATCAACGCGGGCTACCCGGTGGCCGCGGCCGTGCTCATCGGCACGCTGATTGGGGCGTGGCAGTAG
- a CDS encoding DNA alkylation repair protein, which translates to MTDLLVREIRRALAENADASKAEGMRAYMKSAMPYRGVQAPALRKLVRAALKDHPADNKEAWESAVLELWDGAEYREERYAALEVSGAKRCMPFRTIDTLPMFEHMVVSGAWWDFVDDIATHRLRELLERCPGEMAPSMRTWSRDTDMWKRRAAVLCQVGRKEHTDLALLFDCIEPNLSDRDFFIRKGIGWALRDLAWRDLKVVEDYVARNRGRLSALSSREALKNAGKIRSGGHLSRRAAG; encoded by the coding sequence ATGACTGACCTGCTTGTACGAGAAATTCGCCGTGCGCTGGCTGAGAACGCGGATGCCTCCAAGGCTGAGGGGATGCGCGCTTATATGAAGTCGGCGATGCCGTATAGGGGGGTGCAAGCGCCGGCATTGCGCAAGCTCGTCCGCGCGGCCCTCAAGGATCACCCTGCAGACAACAAGGAAGCGTGGGAGTCAGCAGTCCTGGAACTGTGGGACGGCGCCGAATATCGTGAGGAGCGCTACGCCGCCCTGGAAGTGTCCGGGGCCAAGCGTTGCATGCCCTTCCGCACCATCGACACGCTGCCCATGTTCGAGCACATGGTGGTCAGCGGCGCGTGGTGGGACTTCGTCGACGACATCGCCACGCACCGGCTGCGGGAGTTGCTCGAACGCTGCCCCGGCGAGATGGCGCCATCGATGCGGACCTGGAGCCGCGACACCGACATGTGGAAGCGCAGGGCGGCGGTCCTCTGCCAGGTCGGCCGCAAGGAACATACTGACTTGGCATTGTTGTTCGACTGCATTGAGCCAAACCTGTCGGACCGTGATTTCTTCATCCGCAAGGGGATTGGCTGGGCACTTCGCGACCTTGCCTGGAGGGACCTTAAGGTTGTCGAAGATTATGTTGCCCGCAACAGAGGCCGCCTTAGTGCACTCTCATCGCGGGAGGCGCTCAAAAACGCCGGAAAGATACGCAGCGGAGGGCATCTTAGCCGACGGGCCGCTGGATGA